Within Runella rosea, the genomic segment AAATAGATTTGGGGAGCATTACAAATATGCGTAATTTCCCGCACAACTAAATGACCCTTCATCATGCGATTTCTACCCTTTCTAGCGTTGTTAGCTGGTTTTTGGGGCAACGGTAGCCACACCTCCGCGCAAGGCACTCGTCTGCTGCGCCAACCGACCGTCAGCGACCGCGCCATTGTCTTTGTGTATGCCGACGACCTTTGGCTCGTTGACCGCGACGGCGGCAATGCCCAACGCCTCACCACCCACGAAGGCACCGAATCTCTCCCTCATTTTTCGCCCGACGGCAGCCTAATTGCTTTTTCGGCTCAGTACGCGGGCAATACCGATGTGTACGTTATTCCTGCCAGTGGCGGCGAACCCAAACGCCTCACGTGGCATCCAGGAGAAGACGCCGTGCAGGGCTGGACGCCCGACGGGCAAAGTGTCGTTTTTCGTTCGGGGCGCAGTGGCTATCCAACCGCCATCGCTAAGTTTTTCAAAGTCAACATCAAGGGCGGATTTCAGGAAGAACTGCCCATTCCACAAGCCCACGCGGGAGAGATTTCAGCCGATGGCCAAATGGCGGCCTACCAAACCATCGGCTTTTGGGACCCCGAATGGCGTAATTATCGCGGCGGACAGGCCCAACCCATCTGGATTGTGGACTTAAAAACCCTTACGCTTAAAACTACTCCCCAAACCGACCGCGAGCGCCATACCGACCCCGTTTGGTACAAAGACATGGTCTATTTTCTCTCTGAGCGCGATTATGCCAACAATATTTGGTCGTTCAACCCCAAAACCAATGAGCTGAAGCAGGTCACCTTTCACAAAGATTTTGACGTAAAAAGTCTGGATGCTTCCAATGACCGCATCCTGTATGAACAGGGAGGCTACCTCCACCTACTCGACCCGCAAACTGGACAAGCCAAACAATTGATAATCAACGTACAGGGAGATTTTACGTGGGCATTGCCGCGTTGGCAAGATGTGCGCCCGTCGGCCCTGTTGAATGCGTCCCTTTCTCCCACGGGCAAACGGGCTTTGTTTGAATACCGAGGCGATATTTTTACCGTTCCCAAAGAAAACGGCGATTGGCGCAACATCAGCCACAGCCCCGGCGCCGCCGACCGCTCGCCCGTGTGGTCGCCCAATGGTCAGAAGATTGCTTGGTTTTCGGATGCCAGCGGTGAATATCAGTTGATGATTTCGGATCAAGAAGGACTCGAAAAACCGCGCGCAGTGGCCTTGCCCACTCCCACATTTTACTTTAAACCCCAGTGGTCGCCCGACAGCAAATACATTTCGTATACCGACACGGATTATAATTTATGGGTTATTGAAATTGACGGCGGCCAACCCAAAAAGATTGATACCGAGCGTTTCGCGCACCCAAATCGCAGTCTGAACCCCGTTTGGTCACCAGATAGCAAATGGATTGCCTACGCCCGTATTTTGGACAATCAGCACAAAGCCATCAAAGTCTATAACCTTGAAACGGGCCAAACGCATCAATTGACCGACGGCATGTCAGACGCCATTTCGCCCGTGTGGGATGCCAGCGGAAAGTATTTGTATTTTTTAGCAAGTACTAATTTTGCGCTAAACACGGGCTGGCTCGACATGAGTTCATACCAAATGCCCGTTACCCGTGGTGTATACATGATTGTTTTGGCAAAAGGCGACCCCTCTCCTTTTCTGCCCAAAAGTGACGAAGAAATCGTAGAAAAAATCGAAAAGAAAGAAGAGCCTCCCACCGACGACAAGTCCAAGAAAACGGATAAAAAAGGCAAAGAAGCGCCCAAAAAGGACGAAAAAACAGAGCCCAAAAAAGGAATTGTGGTAAAAATAGATTTGGACGGCCTTGACCAACGCATTCTGGCATTGCCCAAAGTTGCGGTAAAAGATTATGACCAGATCATTGAAGGCCCAGAAGGTTCTCTGTTTTTTACCGAAAATATCCCCGACCAGCCTGGCTTTATTCTCCATAAATATACCCTCAAAGACCAGAAAAACGAAGATTTTTTGAAGGGCATTCAATACGCCGTTACCGCGCACGACCGCAAGAATTTGCTGTATCGCAGCGAAGGTTCATGGGGCATTATAGCCACCGCCAATCCCCCTAAACCGGGCGATGGAAAGCTGAACATGGCAGGCATGAAAATTCAGATTGACCCTAAAGCCGAATATAAGCAAATCTTCCGCGAAGGCTGGCGCTATCAGCGGGACTTCCTGTACGTAAACAACACCCACGGCGCTCCTTGGAACGATGTGTATCAATGGTATTCCCCTTGGATTGACCACGTTCGCCACCGCACCGATCTCAATTACGTAGTCGATATTTTGGGCGGAGAAATTGCCGTAGGGCACTCCTATACCTCAGGTGGCGATTTTCCTACCTTGGACAACAACAATCCTGCGGGACTTTTGGGCGCAGATTTTAGCATTGAAAACGGATTGTATCGCCTAAAAACCATTTTTACGGGCGAAAACTGGAACCCTGAATTACGCGCTCCGCTCTCCGGCCCGGGCATCGACGTCAAAGAAGGTGATTATCTGTTGGAAATCAACGGCGTGCCCCTTACGGCAGAGATGGATATTTATGGTTTATTGGAAGGAACGGCCAATCGTCAAATCAAAATTCGTGTAGGTGCTACGACCTACTTAAAAACTGCTAAATTGATTACGGTCGTACCCATTGCCAATGAAGCACAGCTCCGCACTCGCGCGTGGGTAGAAGGCAATCGTCGCAAGGTATCCGAACTTTCCAACGGCCAGTTGGCCTACGTATGGATTCCCAATACGGGCAATGGTGGCTACGAGTATTTTAACCGTTATTATTTTGCCCAACAGGATAAAAAGGGGGCAGTGATTGACGAGCGTAACAACGGCGGCGGTTCAGCAGCAGACTATATTGTGGATGTTTTGGCCCGAAAATTACAAGGATATTTCAACAGTCGCGCCAATGACCATAAGCCATTCACCACGCCAATGGCAGGACTTTGGGGCCCTAAAGTAATGATTATCAATGAGCGCGCTGGCTCTGGGGGTGATTTGATGCCGTTCTTGTTCCGCCAAGCCAAAGTCGGTCCGTTGGTAGGCACCCGTACCTGGGGAGGGTTGGTCGGAACATGGGACACCCCGCCCTTTATCGACGGTGGTCGCATGGTAGCGCCTCGCGGTGGTTTTTATGATGTGGACGGAAAATGGTCGGTAGAAGGAGAAGGCATTGCGCCCGATGTGGAGGTTCACCAAGACCCCGCCAAAGTAGCCAAGGGAGAAGACCCGCAACTGGAAAAATCGGTACAGGTAGCGTTGGAATTGTTGAAGACGCAAGGCGTAACGCTCAAACCAGAGCCAGAAGCACCTATTCGATATAAAAGACCACAGAAGTAGATAATAACGTTGGAGAGGACTGGGTCGCACCGGCGGACTGGTCTGCCGTTTAAATCCTCGCCAACGTTGAATTTATACAGACATCTTATCAACCAAGTCCCGCACAATTTCCTGGAAAAATTTATTTAAAGAGTTTAATATCAGTTATTTATTGGCAAAAATTTATACTATCAAACCTTTTTTGTGTGGTCATTTTTAGTTTTCTTCGTTATATTCTTCCTCTGTCTGTTGTTCTTCTTCCCCAGTAGCGACTTCGCTTACAATTCTTTTTTTCAACTCTGAACTTACAATGATTGCACGTGCATTGAAAAACATTTCATAGTCATTTTGTTCGACACCAAAATCCTGAAAATCACTAATGAAGTGTGTTAGCAGAGTTTCTGCGAGTCTATTGTTATTATTGCCTATTTCTTTCATGTATCTGGCAGGTGCTTTATCTCTAATGATACGCTTATTCAGGAAGTCATCTACAATCGTGATATTCAGAATATGATTATATCTCCAGTAATCCATTGTAGGATATTCTCGCCTCATAAAAGCAATCGGAAAGAAATGATGATAATTTTTACTCGTAGATTTTTTCAGCCAACTGTTATCTATCAAAACATCAAAATGGTTATGGAATGATTTAGGCTTTTGCATAGCATATAAACATAATATGCCTTTTATGAAGCTTCGACTCGTACCAAACCATCCATTTCTCTTTAGTTCTTCGGGAGAAATATTAATACTCCATTCATAGTACGGTAGTTTGTTATCCAAAATTTTATCAATTTTTTGTATATCATTGGCAAGCTTATTTTCAACGCCCGAAGAATACCTGCTGCCCAATGCACAACGCCAAAAGAAGTCTTCCAATCGCCTTTGCATTTCGCCTACCGGTACATCAGGATGTTTATAGAAACAATAGCTAAAAGGCACAACAAGAGCATTATACGGCAATAATTCGGATACGGGTATGCCAAAGGTTCGGAAATAATCTACGCTTGCTTTTATGGCTTTTACAGCACTTTCCCAGATAGATATAAAGGCTTCTTTTTCCAGTTCCAATATCTGTTTGCGAGTGCATCCCCCCACCAATAATATAGATACAACTTGAAGGATGGTTGATGGTGATATTGTATCGTATTTAGAATGTTTTAACTCCTCAATTAGCTTTTGATAACTGTCCAGTAAATCAAAACTATTTTCATTGTTAGTTTCATTTTCTATTGCCTGAAATACCTTTGGAGCTTTATAGGTCTTTGCTACCATAATCTCAAAAAGAGATAAGGTTTTACCGCCTACGTTCAAGCGTGTGAACACATCCGTTGCCACATCAATTTTGGCATCGTTTAGATAGGTAATATTAAAATTCCATCCTCTGATGTTGTTCTGAAACTTTAACAGACTTTCATGATATTCGGTCGGGAATGAACCAAGTAAAGCAAAACTCCCATTGATTAAATCGGTAACTCGAATGTAGCTTTTTTCAGGTAGTCCATTGGTTTCGGTAATGACTATATCGTCATCTTCGCCTGCCATTAAGTTAATATAAATTTCAGAGAAATTATCTACTTTTCCTCTTTCTCTTTCAATTTTTGCCCCCGTAATGGCCGCAAAAAATGACGTGATGCGCTGTTGGCCGTCCAGAATATAGTACACAGACTCTCCATTGCGCTGCTCGGGGAAGGATAAATTACCAATACTCCTGACCGATCTCAGTTCTTCCTGCGTCTGCCATAAAATAAATGTTCCAATAGGATACCCTTTGAGCATACTGTCGACCAATTTGGCCGATGCTTTCAGTTCCCAAACAAAGTTTCGTTGGAAGTGTGGGATTCTTACCCTGCCTGATTCGATACGACTGATAAAATCTGAGTATTTTTCGGATACGTGTGTTACTGATGCCATTATTTACTGTTTTTCTACTTCCAATGTTCCTGTATGTACTTGGCCGCTTCGCTAAGTCTTAAATCTATCGTGGAAGCAAGGCGGCGGATGTAAAAGGTCTCTTTGCCGTTTTCGTCGGTGATATAGAATGGCTCGGCTGATTTTTCTTTGATTTCAACCATGCAGAGGGTTTTGCCTTCAACACTCGGAAAACTGACATTAAGATAATGATGGACGTGGTTGCCGAAGGTCTTACCCAACAGGTTATCGAAATGCTTTTGAAACTCGTCTAACTTATCGGGTTTTGAGAACGAATCAAAATCAGGTTGAAGCCCCAATATATTTTTATTGTCTTCTACACCGATGAGCAGCGTACCGCCCTCGGAGTTGAGAAAGGCAGCGATGGTTTTCAGTACGCTATGTTCTATGAACTTCTCGGTGCGGAGGGTGCGGAGGTCGATGCGAAGCGTACTTTTAAACTCTACGGTGGGGCTTTCGCCCGCTTGGATGAGTTGTAGGGCGGCAGCATGGTTTTGAGATTCCGCTTTTAGGAGGACATCCAACCGCTCAAACTCCGCCAATACCAATGCCTTTTGCTCGGCAGCCACGAGCGGGAAGGTACTGAGGATGTACTCCAACTCGGCCGCCGTAAGCCCGTAGCAATGCGCCACCATTGCATCCAGTTCAGCCCTCAGTTGGTTGCGTTGCTCGGCAGCCGTAGCGCCGCTTTGCGCCGACCACGTATTGGGCATTACCTCCTCCCACAACTCCGCAAACTCCTCCGTAGTGCAGATGAGACGGGCGGCTCGCTCTACTATCTCCTCATAAAACCTATCTCCCGCCCGTAAACGCGGTACGGGAAGTTGGTAGATGTAGAACATATTACAGTGTGCTGTTACCTTTTGTCGGGTTAAAAAGTCAACAACAAAACTGTTCAAGAACGTAACAATACCTAACAAGTCATTAGGAGACAATTCGTTTTTGGAAATTACAAGTGTATTACCTGTAACGGCTTTTTTGGGAAGTATTGATGCAATTAAAGTTCTAATATCTGTGTTTCGAGCAATATCTCTAAATGCTAATCTATACGTTTGATAACCAACAATTTGGTCTTTATCTTCTTCCCTGCCTAATAGTACTTTCCTGCCTTCTTGTTCATTTATCCAATATCTACCCTGTGAAAATTGACTATCAAATTGATGAATCATTTTACCTTCATATACTGGCAAATAGTCTCCTTTGTTTTCGATTCGGAACAAAT encodes:
- a CDS encoding S41 family peptidase, coding for MRFLPFLALLAGFWGNGSHTSAQGTRLLRQPTVSDRAIVFVYADDLWLVDRDGGNAQRLTTHEGTESLPHFSPDGSLIAFSAQYAGNTDVYVIPASGGEPKRLTWHPGEDAVQGWTPDGQSVVFRSGRSGYPTAIAKFFKVNIKGGFQEELPIPQAHAGEISADGQMAAYQTIGFWDPEWRNYRGGQAQPIWIVDLKTLTLKTTPQTDRERHTDPVWYKDMVYFLSERDYANNIWSFNPKTNELKQVTFHKDFDVKSLDASNDRILYEQGGYLHLLDPQTGQAKQLIINVQGDFTWALPRWQDVRPSALLNASLSPTGKRALFEYRGDIFTVPKENGDWRNISHSPGAADRSPVWSPNGQKIAWFSDASGEYQLMISDQEGLEKPRAVALPTPTFYFKPQWSPDSKYISYTDTDYNLWVIEIDGGQPKKIDTERFAHPNRSLNPVWSPDSKWIAYARILDNQHKAIKVYNLETGQTHQLTDGMSDAISPVWDASGKYLYFLASTNFALNTGWLDMSSYQMPVTRGVYMIVLAKGDPSPFLPKSDEEIVEKIEKKEEPPTDDKSKKTDKKGKEAPKKDEKTEPKKGIVVKIDLDGLDQRILALPKVAVKDYDQIIEGPEGSLFFTENIPDQPGFILHKYTLKDQKNEDFLKGIQYAVTAHDRKNLLYRSEGSWGIIATANPPKPGDGKLNMAGMKIQIDPKAEYKQIFREGWRYQRDFLYVNNTHGAPWNDVYQWYSPWIDHVRHRTDLNYVVDILGGEIAVGHSYTSGGDFPTLDNNNPAGLLGADFSIENGLYRLKTIFTGENWNPELRAPLSGPGIDVKEGDYLLEINGVPLTAEMDIYGLLEGTANRQIKIRVGATTYLKTAKLITVVPIANEAQLRTRAWVEGNRRKVSELSNGQLAYVWIPNTGNGGYEYFNRYYFAQQDKKGAVIDERNNGGGSAADYIVDVLARKLQGYFNSRANDHKPFTTPMAGLWGPKVMIINERAGSGGDLMPFLFRQAKVGPLVGTRTWGGLVGTWDTPPFIDGGRMVAPRGGFYDVDGKWSVEGEGIAPDVEVHQDPAKVAKGEDPQLEKSVQVALELLKTQGVTLKPEPEAPIRYKRPQK
- a CDS encoding GmrSD restriction endonuclease domain-containing protein, producing MASVTHVSEKYSDFISRIESGRVRIPHFQRNFVWELKASAKLVDSMLKGYPIGTFILWQTQEELRSVRSIGNLSFPEQRNGESVYYILDGQQRITSFFAAITGAKIERERGKVDNFSEIYINLMAGEDDDIVITETNGLPEKSYIRVTDLINGSFALLGSFPTEYHESLLKFQNNIRGWNFNITYLNDAKIDVATDVFTRLNVGGKTLSLFEIMVAKTYKAPKVFQAIENETNNENSFDLLDSYQKLIEELKHSKYDTISPSTILQVVSILLVGGCTRKQILELEKEAFISIWESAVKAIKASVDYFRTFGIPVSELLPYNALVVPFSYCFYKHPDVPVGEMQRRLEDFFWRCALGSRYSSGVENKLANDIQKIDKILDNKLPYYEWSINISPEELKRNGWFGTSRSFIKGILCLYAMQKPKSFHNHFDVLIDNSWLKKSTSKNYHHFFPIAFMRREYPTMDYWRYNHILNITIVDDFLNKRIIRDKAPARYMKEIGNNNNRLAETLLTHFISDFQDFGVEQNDYEMFFNARAIIVSSELKKRIVSEVATGEEEQQTEEEYNEEN